From a single Populus nigra chromosome 18, ddPopNigr1.1, whole genome shotgun sequence genomic region:
- the LOC133678841 gene encoding class E vacuolar protein-sorting machinery protein hse1, protein MDPPPLPPLHNATTSANPTTVHLNYPDSVESSPRSHPPDSTFNETLPPVPGAKLRLMCSYGGHIIPRPHDKTLCYVGGETRMVAIDRHSSLLILSSRLSRTLLNGRPFTLKYQLPHEDLDSLVSVTTDEDLDNMIEEYDRINASSSALSPSRIRLFIFFSKPETAASMGSLLDDAKSETWFVDALNGSGLIPRNLSDSATLECLVTLENDQDLEAQAEGVEGENKKAKNELLHEVHTTLSDSPVVEKNSSFGSSSSSPSMTNLPPIRVRVDDPRVGVEEQFAQMTYAQVVQKHDDGYGLLSAPPPPIPVSISAVGTAISTNPAGGSSEHLNRLLSDDERSDQGVPVSFRKPPLPVLQPVPHKIGTCYNLPSPDSVASDSSIASASSLSKPMYYQDQAHAAPRDNRGPSSPDTKGDIPIPSSQIQMQQVQGSGYTLPDQQQQQQQQFVGGSTHFISHPATTPVPMTSYYPIYAPPSQQPHLPMDHQYPVYLMQVTQPQPYMSMQTNMVDTATVSTTSRPATPSTATYRDPHPPIYPAKTVSTSAKPEMAATVYRTVMPSTPPLVHVPANQFQQSYMGYSQMQHPTQSINAAATNYAYSEYANSTHDQLYYTPGTQGSPQYQSMNPAAVVALADDSTRIPTNNTMQQNIGTSQPQ, encoded by the exons ATGGATCCACCACCTCTGCCACCTCTCCACAATGCTACCACCTCTGCCAATCCCACCACTGTCCATCTGAACTACCCTGACTCTGTTGAGTCCTCGCCCCGCTCCCATCCACCAGACAGTACATTCAATGAGACTCTCCCGCCTGTCCCAGGTGCTAAGCTCCGCCTAATGTGCAGCTATGGAGGCCACATAATCCCCCGTCCACATGACAAAACCCTCTGCTATGTAGGCGGTGAGACACGTATGGTAGCCATTGACCGGCATTCCTCTCTCCTCATCCTCTCCTCCCGCCTTTCTCGAACTCTCCTCAATGGTCGTCCCTTCACTCTCAAGTACCAGCTGCCTCATGAAGACCTTGACTCTCTAGTATCTGTAACCACAGATGAAGATCTTGACAACATGATAGAAGAATATGACCGCATAAATGCATCATCATCAGCTTTATCTCCTTCCCGTATCCGCTTGTTCATTTTCTTTAGCAAGCCTGAGACTGCAGCCTCCATGGGATCACTTCTTGATGATGCAAAGTCAGAAACATGGTTTGTTGATGCGCTTAATGGTTCAGGATTAATTCCACGAAACCTATCAGATTCTGCTACATTGGAATGCTTAGTGACTCTTGAAAATGATCAGGACTTGGAGGCTCAGGCAGAAGGTGTTGAAGGGGAGAACAAGAAAGCTAAGAATGAACTATTGCACGAAGTGCACACCACACTATCTGACTCACCTGTTGTGGAGAAGAATTCATCATTtggttcatcttcttcttccccttcaaTGACCAACCTGCCACCTATCCGGGTTCGTGTGGACGATCCAAGAGTTGGAGTTGAGGAGCAGTTTGCACAGATGACTTATGCTCAAGTTGTGCAGAAGCATGATGATGGCTATGGCCTTTTATCTGCTCCGCCACCTCCAATTCCTGTATCAATATCTGCAGTTGGAACTGCAATATCCACTAATCCTGCTGGTGGGTCTAGTGAGCACTTGAATCGGCTTTTATCAGATGATGAGAGGTCGGATCAGGGTGTTCCGGTAAGTTTTCGCAAACCACCACTTCCTGTACTGCAGCCCGTGCCACACAAGATCGGTACCTGTTACAACTTGCCTTCACCAGATTCAGTTGCAAG TGATAGTAGTATTGCGTCTGCAAGCTCTCTTTCAAAGCCCATGTATTATCAAGATCAAGCTCATGCAGCACCCAGAGACAACAGAGGTCCTTCTAGCCCTGATACAAAAGGTGATATTCCAATCCCAAGCTCTCAAATCCAAATGCAACAAGTCCAAGGTTCTGGATACACGTTGCCtgatcagcagcagcagcagcagcagcaatttGTAGGAGGCAGCACACATTTCATCTCCCACCCTGCCACAACTCCAGTGCCAATGACATCTTACTACCCAATTTACGCTCCTCCGTCACAACAGCCTCATCTTCCAATGGATCACCAATATCCTGTATACTTAATGCAGGTTACTCAACCACAACCATACATGTCTATGCAAACTAACATGGTTGACACTGCTACTGTTTCAACCACGAGCCGCCCTGCAACACCTTCCACTGCAACTTACAGGGACCCGCATCCACCCATTTACCCTGCAAAGACAGTATCTACCTCAGCTAAGCCTGAAATGGCTGCAACTGTGTACAGAACAGTGATGCCATCAACTCCTCCATTAGTCCATGTCCCGGCCAATCAGTTCCAGCAATCATACATGGGTTATTCTCAAATGCAACATCCAACTCAATCCATTAATGCTGCTGCTACTAATTATGCTTATTCTGAATATGCAAATTCTACACATGACCAATTGTACTACACCCCTGGTACTCAAGGTTCTCCTCAGTACCAATCCATGAACCCAGCTGCAGTCGTAGCATTAGCAGATGATTCAACACGGATACCAACAAACAACACAATGCAGCAGAACATCGGAACCTCACAGCCACAATAA